One Lutra lutra chromosome 7, mLutLut1.2, whole genome shotgun sequence DNA window includes the following coding sequences:
- the LOC125104499 gene encoding translation initiation factor IF-2-like has protein sequence MGGPVRLSAARAGGRQTLSGHLLVRSRSRGGKPAPRAWDRAAPSRGCSRADPERRRARGGPRRQEGPGCSRGGGTPAAEEAKVPKGFRPRAGKARQPGGRRGAGAGREGAVASPTAQKRRAFSRNDGGHGAAVRDVQRALTRSEAIPEKSRVPAAAEPVPRGAANPLRSAAARGGGGGGGAHPGRGGRDAWARALPRGLRCPPGAPFYRWGHQGPWPGSGKEGEGGALANPTRGLGDQGLAERRRGPHWIAHQIASLNDHRGVQWSLELPGWSVLRKGSAGGWTQPGKAHTREGLQMALTTRGGSPSQERLSAVPKVISAAVSTCGGFPGETEPGLLS, from the exons ATGGGAGGACCCGTCCGCTTGTCAGCCGCGCGGGCCGGCGGGAGGCAGACCCTCTCGGGCCACCTGCTGGTGCGGAGCCGGAGTCGCGGGGGGAAACCAGCGCCGAGGGCGTGGGACCGGGCGGCGCCGAGCCGAGGCTGCAGCCGCGCGGACCCGGAGCGCCGCAGGGCTCGTGGCGGCCCACGGCGGCAGGAAGGCCCGGGGTGCTCCCGGGGCGGCGGCACACCCGCAGCCGAAGAGGCGAAGGTCCCGAAGGGCTTCCGGCCTCGGGCTGGGAAGGCGAGGCAGCCGGGGGGCCGCcggggggccggggccgggcgcGAGGGGGCGGTGGCTTCCCCGACGGCGCAAAAGC GCCGGGCTTTTTCTCGAAATGACGGAGGCCACGGCGCGGCCGTGCGGGACGTCCAGCGGGCCCTGACGCGCTCCGAAGCCATCCCAGAGAAGAGCCGAGTCCCCGCGGCCGCAGAGCCCGTTCCGCGCGGGGCAGCGAATCCCCTGCGCTCGGCGGCcgcccggggcgggggcgggggcgggggggcgcatCCCGGGCGTGGCGGCCGAGACGCCTGGGCGCGTGCTCTCCCCCGTGGCCTCAGGTGCCCTCCCGGCGCCCCCTTCTACAGGTGGGGCCACCAGGGTCCGTGGCCCGGGAGcgggaaagagggggaaggaggggcgTTGGCGAACCCCACGCGCGGGCTGGGCGACCAAGGCCTTGCCGAGCGGAGGAGGGGACCCCACTGGATTGCGCACCAG ATTGCCAGTCTTAATGATCATCGCGGAGTGCAGTGGTCGCTGGAGCTGCCCGGCTGGTCTGTTCTGAGGAAAGGCTCCGCAGGGGGATGGACCCAGCCAGGGAAGGCTCACACCCGAGAGGGACTACAGATGGCACTCACTACCAGAGGTGGAAGTCCAAGTCAAGAGCGTCTGTCAGCTGTACCCAAGGTGATCTCAGCAGCAGTAAGTACCTGTGGTGGATTTCCGGGCGAAACGGAGCCGGGCCTTCTTAGCTGA